A portion of the Pseudoxanthomonas sp. JBR18 genome contains these proteins:
- a CDS encoding dicarboxylate/amino acid:cation symporter, giving the protein MHIPSSGVAPTKPLPFYRHLYFQVVVAIVIGVLVGYFDPQLGESLKPLGDAFVKLVKMIIGPVIFLTIVTGIAGMTHLKSVGRVFGKAMVYFLFFSTLALIVGMIVAHVVQPGAGMNVNPADLDHSKIDQYVSATHDMTVTGFLLEIIPKTLISPFVGDNILQVLFVAVLFGIALAMTGERGRPVLDFLNALTTPVFRLVHILMKAAPIGAFGAIAFTIGKYGLGVLANLAWLVGSFYITALLFVLVILGIVARLCGFSIVKLILYLKAELLLVLGTSSSESALPSLMEKMEQAGCEKSVVGLVVPTGYSFNLDGTNIYMTLAALFIAQATNTELTLGHQITLLLVAMLSSKGAAGVTGAGFITLAATLAVVPEVPVAGMALILGVDRFMSECRSLTNFTGNAVATIVVSRWENALDRDKLKAALDGKLIEDPDRLPTPA; this is encoded by the coding sequence ATGCACATCCCCAGCTCGGGCGTCGCGCCCACCAAACCGCTTCCGTTCTACCGTCACCTGTATTTCCAGGTGGTGGTGGCCATCGTCATCGGCGTGCTGGTCGGCTATTTCGACCCGCAGCTGGGTGAGTCGCTCAAGCCGCTGGGCGATGCCTTCGTCAAGCTGGTCAAGATGATCATTGGCCCGGTGATCTTCCTCACCATCGTCACCGGCATCGCCGGCATGACCCACCTCAAGAGCGTGGGCCGGGTGTTCGGCAAGGCGATGGTGTACTTCCTGTTCTTCTCCACCCTGGCGCTGATCGTCGGCATGATCGTGGCGCACGTGGTCCAGCCCGGCGCCGGGATGAACGTCAATCCGGCCGACCTGGACCACAGCAAGATCGACCAGTACGTCAGTGCCACCCACGACATGACGGTCACCGGCTTCCTGCTGGAGATCATCCCCAAGACGCTGATCAGCCCGTTCGTGGGGGACAACATCCTGCAGGTGCTGTTCGTGGCGGTGCTGTTCGGCATCGCCCTGGCGATGACCGGCGAGCGCGGCCGCCCGGTGCTGGACTTCCTCAACGCGCTGACCACGCCGGTGTTCCGCCTGGTCCACATCCTGATGAAGGCCGCCCCGATCGGTGCCTTCGGTGCGATCGCCTTCACCATCGGCAAGTACGGCCTGGGTGTGCTGGCCAACCTGGCCTGGCTGGTGGGCAGCTTCTACATCACCGCGCTGCTGTTCGTGCTGGTGATCCTGGGAATCGTCGCGCGCCTGTGCGGCTTCTCCATCGTCAAGCTGATCCTGTACCTCAAGGCCGAGCTGCTGCTGGTGCTGGGCACCTCCTCGTCCGAGTCGGCGTTGCCCTCGCTGATGGAGAAGATGGAACAGGCCGGCTGCGAGAAGTCGGTGGTGGGCCTGGTCGTGCCGACCGGCTACTCGTTCAATCTGGACGGCACCAACATCTACATGACCCTGGCGGCGCTGTTCATCGCCCAGGCCACCAACACCGAACTGACCCTGGGTCACCAGATCACCCTGCTGCTGGTGGCGATGCTCAGCTCCAAGGGCGCGGCTGGTGTGACCGGCGCGGGCTTCATCACCCTGGCCGCCACCCTGGCGGTGGTGCCGGAAGTGCCGGTGGCCGGCATGGCCCTGATCCTGGGCGTGGACCGCTTCATGTCCGAGTGCCGCTCGCTGACCAACTTCACCGGTAATGCGGTCGCCACCATCGTGGTCTCGCGCTGGGAGAACGCGCTGGATCGCGACAAGCTCAAGGCCGCCCTGGACGGCAAGCTGATCGAGGATCCGGACCGCCTGCCCACGCCGGCCTGA
- a CDS encoding alpha/beta hydrolase → MQSTRKLGLAARLVLAFACIPGIAAAQEAAPSQTLELWPAGTLPQVTHGPEQVGTDGSATGSVRNISNPRMEIYRAAKPNGSAVLVLGGGGYFRIQIGTAARPMAQWLAATGTTAAVLYYRLPNDGWKAEAPYQDGQRAMRLLRSHATEWGIDPHKIGVMGSSAGANLAGITATRWDHDFYAPVDAADTLSSRPDFLAMLYPVVSVKPPLDQTRTSREVSTQPDYQTAYSVEDHVRADMPPVFIAQAVNDPIVDVGHGLLLYQTAHQAKVPVELHLFETGGHSWGLGKPGTEPAQWPRLFATWARMHGFLGGTPTAAGADVAGE, encoded by the coding sequence ATGCAATCCACACGTAAGCTGGGCCTGGCGGCCCGTTTGGTCCTTGCTTTTGCCTGCATTCCGGGCATCGCCGCGGCGCAGGAGGCCGCGCCATCGCAGACGCTCGAACTGTGGCCGGCCGGCACGCTGCCGCAAGTCACCCACGGACCCGAGCAGGTCGGCACCGATGGCAGCGCCACCGGTTCAGTGCGCAACATCTCCAATCCGCGCATGGAGATCTACCGTGCGGCCAAGCCCAACGGCAGCGCGGTACTGGTCCTGGGCGGCGGCGGTTACTTCCGCATCCAGATCGGCACGGCCGCGCGCCCCATGGCGCAGTGGCTGGCGGCCACCGGCACCACCGCGGCGGTGCTGTACTACCGCCTGCCCAACGATGGCTGGAAGGCCGAGGCGCCGTATCAGGATGGCCAGCGCGCCATGCGCCTGCTGCGCAGCCACGCGACCGAGTGGGGCATCGACCCGCACAAGATCGGCGTGATGGGCTCTTCGGCCGGCGCCAACCTGGCCGGCATCACCGCCACCCGCTGGGATCATGATTTCTACGCGCCGGTGGACGCGGCCGACACCCTGTCCTCGCGGCCGGACTTTCTGGCCATGCTCTACCCGGTGGTGTCGGTGAAGCCGCCGCTGGACCAGACCCGCACCTCGCGCGAGGTCTCCACCCAGCCCGACTACCAGACCGCCTATTCGGTGGAAGACCACGTGCGTGCCGACATGCCGCCGGTATTCATCGCCCAGGCGGTCAACGATCCCATCGTCGATGTCGGTCACGGCCTGCTGCTCTACCAGACCGCCCACCAGGCCAAGGTGCCGGTGGAACTGCACCTGTTCGAGACCGGCGGTCACAGCTGGGGCCTGGGCAAGCCGGGCACCGAGCCGGCGCAGTGGCCGCGCCTGTTCGCCACCTGGGCGCGGATGCACGGCTTTCTGGGCGGCACGCCCACCGCTGCGGGCGCCGACGTCGCCGGCGAATGA
- a CDS encoding porin, translated as MNPIRSSALAAAVAVALGATSLPALAADAATEAQLRKMVELQAQQIAQQQQQIAAMNARLSALEQGAPAPADAATGTQAQVAAAVADTRQDDDLAILKAQVAQMAVKGTGGNGNVSWRKGGPEFKSADGSFTFHPRGRALMDFSTTRGSGYDDRNVTGTDFSSVRLGAEGTMGALGYKVEADFAGNGVTLKEVYASYDTRIGGLPTEFYLGNKLKDRSIEGATGGTTTPFMTRNAVASVGGMDSGFFGLGLTTKVYGDNWHASLAVTGDDAGNDSDANDTIAYLTRVHWNPIKRASGFMHVGGWYWYENLGRDVTSINKTSPVALGWNGEVRISASSISDPTNDHAWGAELGGVWRSGWAFAETTVRTINSSTEASRDQKASSYSAGWLLTGEKPGFSDRSGVWGTTKVLNPVTDGGWGAFELAARYDDYDYTDTARGGEGDAWTVGVNWYLTNWSRLMFNVVHWSTDNKVGSYRGPDSGNTVGLRAQVVF; from the coding sequence ATGAATCCGATCCGATCCTCCGCGCTGGCCGCGGCCGTGGCCGTCGCACTGGGCGCCACCTCCCTTCCCGCCCTGGCCGCCGACGCGGCCACCGAGGCGCAACTGCGCAAGATGGTCGAGCTGCAGGCCCAGCAGATCGCCCAGCAGCAACAGCAGATCGCCGCGATGAACGCGCGCCTGTCCGCGCTTGAGCAGGGCGCGCCGGCCCCGGCCGATGCCGCCACCGGTACCCAGGCGCAGGTCGCCGCGGCCGTGGCCGACACCCGCCAGGACGATGACCTGGCCATCCTCAAGGCGCAGGTCGCGCAGATGGCGGTCAAGGGCACCGGCGGCAACGGAAACGTCAGCTGGCGCAAGGGAGGCCCAGAGTTCAAGTCCGCCGACGGCTCATTCACCTTCCATCCCCGCGGCCGCGCGCTGATGGACTTTTCCACCACCCGCGGCTCGGGTTACGACGACCGTAATGTCACAGGCACCGACTTCTCCAGTGTTCGCCTGGGTGCCGAGGGCACGATGGGCGCGCTGGGCTACAAGGTCGAAGCCGACTTCGCGGGCAACGGGGTCACCCTCAAGGAGGTCTACGCTTCCTATGACACCCGCATTGGCGGCCTGCCCACCGAGTTCTACCTCGGCAACAAGCTCAAGGACCGCAGCATCGAAGGCGCCACCGGTGGCACCACCACGCCGTTCATGACCCGAAACGCGGTGGCCTCTGTCGGCGGCATGGACAGCGGCTTCTTCGGCCTGGGCCTGACCACCAAGGTCTATGGCGACAACTGGCACGCCAGCCTGGCGGTCACCGGCGATGACGCCGGCAACGACAGCGATGCCAACGACACCATCGCCTACCTGACCCGCGTCCACTGGAATCCGATCAAGCGCGCGTCGGGCTTCATGCACGTCGGCGGCTGGTACTGGTACGAGAACCTGGGCCGCGACGTCACCAGCATCAACAAGACCTCCCCGGTCGCGCTGGGCTGGAACGGCGAGGTGCGCATCTCGGCCAGTTCCATCTCCGATCCGACCAACGACCACGCCTGGGGCGCGGAGCTGGGCGGCGTGTGGCGCAGCGGCTGGGCGTTCGCCGAGACCACCGTGCGCACCATCAACTCCTCCACCGAGGCCTCGCGCGACCAGAAGGCCAGCAGCTATTCGGCCGGCTGGCTGCTCACCGGCGAGAAGCCTGGCTTTTCCGACCGCTCCGGCGTGTGGGGCACTACCAAGGTCCTCAACCCGGTCACCGACGGGGGCTGGGGCGCGTTCGAGCTGGCGGCCCGCTACGACGACTACGACTACACCGACACCGCCCGCGGCGGCGAGGGCGATGCCTGGACGGTGGGCGTGAACTGGTACCTGACCAACTGGTCGCGCCTGATGTTCAACGTCGTGCACTGGAGCACCGACAACAAGGTCGGCAGCTACCGGGGGCCGGATTCGGGCAATACCGTGGGCCTGCGCGCGCAGGTGGTGTTCTGA